One segment of Brassica napus cultivar Da-Ae chromosome C3, Da-Ae, whole genome shotgun sequence DNA contains the following:
- the LOC106390447 gene encoding polyadenylate-binding protein-interacting protein 4 isoform X1, with translation MSGEDGSLKRHSRDSLVYLTTCMIGHLVQAHLKNGSVYSGIFHAADVDKDFGIVLKMASLVKDGTFRKPPYKTFIIPADELVQVVAKDLSVVSDGKLNAVQSEKSVELLTDSSISKSCRVVQRSERKPRVLDGEAPEGLDNVFDESCKSEEQVLKATPLMVSSQLKVQESTSLVQTVEEKNSPGKESAEAPPSSMSSSQLTYRPEEWKEEGIKSFFKVATGASREAAIACLSNCKWNQDDAISYFFGDYTEAIQDSTSPVKESAEALSSSMSSIVKSFCDVVIVASRKDAEACLSHCKWNQEDAISYFFGEYTEANPEIAWSQAGESQPFQNETNADQSCSIHGDHAGHLPSEQRSKDFPPQDSSTSESQLGERRNNNNPEGAHSNRTPEKSVSGSGHGDIKEGGGGTSASKTVAENERQVSQVSGETKSESAFGQSDSRRISESGPAPPTSTRPGLSPSSSISSLPSPEKSTLNPNAKFEQFKATMSVEDGSLKRHSRDSLVYLTTCMIGHLVEAHLKNGSIYSGIFHAADVKKDFGIVLKMASLVKDGTLPGHKSRSQFVRKPPYKTFIIPADELLQVVAKDLSVFSDGKLKAVQSEKSVELLTDSSISKSCRVDQGRELKPWVPDGEAPEGLDNVFDKPWKRGGWDQFKVNQERFGVKSTFNEEMYTTPLDRGLRTRELEEKAGEIAREIEGENTGDLHVAEERGLQVNDKFDTDEEAKYSAVRRVDGFDDSGFDEEDEKLLDTCNDQTFGGSSTSIVQKPTSSSGQKPTSSSGKGYGGESCSIADDHAGHLPSEQRSKDFPAQGSSISERQLGERRNNNNPEVARSNRSPEASVSGHGGSGDLLRKYCVWNIDIEEGANLGGGGTSSASMTVAEKERQVGQVSGERKSEISFGQSASRRGSESGPAPSASTRPGLSSPSSSISSLPSSEKSILNPNAKEFKPSQSPAPVRPQSPIAGGSFYYAAPTPPVQQMPVMPAGYGIQPQYPGQQQLLRYPGHEYPQTYYPPNAPPQYQQWQQLMMQGQELMMQGQQPRPPDMIYMPLPAPYQPGNPHNQG, from the exons ATGAGTGGGGAAGACGGAAGCTTGAAGAGGCATTCGCGTGATAGTTTAGTGTACCTCACAACATGTATGATTGGGCATCTCGTGCAAGCGCATCTAAAAAATGGATCGGTTTATAGTGGTATATTTCATGCTGCTGATGTGGACAAGGATTTTG GAATTGTTCTAAAGATGGCATCCTTGGTTAAAGACGGTACTTTCAGAAAGCCACCGTACAAGACATTCATTATTCCTGCGGATGAGCTTGTGCAAGTTGTTGCTAAG GATCTCTCCGTAGTGAGTGACGGCAAGTTAAATGCCGTTCAGAGTGAGAAGTCGGTGGAGCTTTTGACGGATTCTTCTATATCGAAGTCTTGTCGTGTTGTTCAGAGAAGCGAGCGAAAACCCAGGGTACTTGACGGTGAAGCTCCTGAGGGTCTGGATAATGTGTTTGATGAGTCTTGCAAAAG TGAAGAACAAGTGCTCAAAGCTACACCTCTAATGGTGTCATCTCAACTAAAG GTTCAAGAAAGTACAAGTCTTGTTCAAACTGTGGAAGAAAAAAATTCGCCCGGCAAGGAATCTGCTGAGGCGCCACCGTCAAGTATGAGTTCAAGTCAGCTGACGTATAGGCCTGAAGAGTGGAAAGAGGAAGGTATCAAATCATTCTTCAAAGTGGCGACTGGAGCGTCTCGAGAAGCCGCTATTGCTTGCCTCAGTAATTGCAAGTGGAATCAAGACGACGCCATCAGTTATTTCTTTGGAGATTACACAGAAGCT ATTCAAGATAGTACAAGTCCCGTTAAGGAATCTGCTGAGGCGCTGTCGTCAAGTATGAGTTCAATTGTCAAATCATTCTGCGATGTGGTTATTGTAGCGTCTCGAAAAGACGCAGAAGCTTGCCTCAGTCACTGCAAGTGGAATCAAGAAGACGCCATCAGTTATTTCTTTGGAGAATACACAGAAGCTAATCCTGAAATTGCGTGGTCTCAGGCA GGTGAGAGTCAGCCCTTTCAGAATGAAACAAATGCAGATCAGAGCTGCTCTATACATGGTGATCACGCTGGTCACCTTCCCTCTGAACAGCGGTCCAAAGATTTTCCTCCCCAAGACAGCAGTACCAG TGAGAGCCAGTTGGGTGAGCGAAGAAACAACAATAATCCAGAGGGTGCCCACAGTAACAGA ACACCTGAGAAATCAGTTTCTGGTTCTGGTCATGGAG ACATCAAAGAAGGTGGCGGTGGAACCTCGGCGTCGAAGACTGTTGCTGAGAATGAAAGGCAAGTCAGTCAAGTTTCTGGTGAAACAAAATCTGAAAGCGCTTTTGGGCAGTCGGATTCTAGAAGAATTTCAGAGAGCGGCCCAGCTCCACCGACGTCAACTCGTCCTGGACTATCACCAAGCTCGTCAATTAGTTCGTTGCCCTCACCAGAAAAGTCCACTCTTAACCCGAATGCAAAG TTTGAACAGTTTAAGGCTACAATGAGTGTGGAAGATGGAAGCTTGAAGAGGCATTCACGGGATAGTTTAGTGTACCTCACGACATGTATGATTGGGCATCTCGTGGAAGCGCATCTTAAAAATGGATCGATTTATAGTGGTATATTTCATGCTGCTGATGTGAAGAAGGATTTTG GAATTGTTCTAAAGATGGCATCCCTGGTTAAAGACGGTACTTTACCAGGGCATAAATCTCGTTCCCAGTTTGTCAGAAAGCCACCTTACAAGACATTCATTATTCCTGCGGATGAGCTTCTGCAAGTTGTAGCTAAG GATCTCTCCGTATTCAGTGACGGCAAGTTAAAAGCCGTTCAGAGTGAGAAGTCGGTGGAGCTTTTGACGGATTCTTCTATATCAAAGTCCTGTCGTGTTGATCAGGGAAGAGAGCTAAAACCCTGGGTACCTGATGGTGAAGCTCCTGAGGGTCTGGATAATGTGTTTGATAAGCCTTGGAAACg TGGGGGATGGGATCAGTTTAAGGTGAATCAGGAACGGTTTGGAGTAAAGAGCACCTTCAATGAGGAAATGTATACCACACCACTTGACAGAGGTCTTCGGACTAGAGAGCTGGAAGAGAAAGCCGGAGAGATAGCGAGAGAGATTGAGGGTGAAAATACCGGAGATCTTCATGTAGCAGAG GAAAGAGGCCTTCAAGTTAATGATAAATTTGACACTGACGAGGAAGCTAAATACTCAGCTGTCCGTCGAGTTGATGGATTTGATGATAGTGGGTTTGATGAGGAAGACGAGAAATTGCTGGACACTTGCAACGATCAGACTTTCGGTGGTTCATCTACTTCTATTGTCCAGAAGCCAACTTCTTCTAGTGGCCAGAAGCCAACTTCTTCTAGTGGCAAGGGTTATGGG GGTGAGAGCTGCTCGATAGCTGATGATCACGCTGGTCACCTTCCCTCTGAACAGCGGTCCAAGGATTTTCCAGCCCAAGGCAGCAGTATCAG TGAGAGGCAGTTGGGTGAGCGAAGAAACAACAATAATCCAGAGGTTGCCCGCAGTAACAGA TCACCTGAGGCATCAGTTTCTGGTCATGGAG GCAGTGGTGACctgttaagaaaatattgtgTTTGGAATATAGATATCGAAGAAGGTGCAAATCTTGGTGGTGGTGGAACCTCCTCGGCTTCGATGACTGTTGCTGAGAAAGAAAGGCAAGTCGGTCAAGTTTCTGGTGAAAGAAAATCTGAAATCTCTTTTGGTCAGTCGGCTTCTAGAAGAGGTTCAGAGAGCGGCCCAGCTCCGTCGGCGTCAACTCGTCCTGGACTATCATCACCAAGCTCGTCAATTAGTTCGTTGCCGTCATCAGAAAAGTCCATTCTTAACCCGAATGCAAAG GAATTCAAACCATCGCAATCACCAGCTCCTGTACGGCCTCAATCTCCAATTGCAGGTGGCTCATTCTACTACGCTGCTCCAACTCCACCGGTTCAGCAGATGCCTGTAATGCCTGCTGGTTACGGA ATTCAACCGCAATATCCTGGACAGCAGCAGCTTCTTCGTTATCCTGGCCACGAGTATCCTCAAACTTATTATCCTCCAAATGCACCGCCCCAG TATCAGCAGTGGCAACAGCTGATGATGCAAGGTCAGGAGCTGATGATGCAAGGTCAGCAGCCTAGGCCGCCGGATATGATTTACATGCCGCTGCCTGCTCCTTACCAGCCG GGAAATCCACATAATCAAGGATGA
- the LOC106390447 gene encoding polyadenylate-binding protein-interacting protein 4 isoform X2, with translation MSGEDGSLKRHSRDSLVYLTTCMIGHLVQAHLKNGSVYSGIFHAADVDKDFGIVLKMASLVKDGTFRKPPYKTFIIPADELVQVVAKDLSVVSDGKLNAVQSEKSVELLTDSSISKSCRVVQRSERKPRVLDGEAPEGLDNVFDESCKSEEQVLKATPLMVSSQLKVQESTSLVQTVEEKNSPGKESAEAPPSSMSSSQLTYRPEEWKEEGIKSFFKVATGASREAAIACLSNCKWNQDDAISYFFGDYTEAIQDSTSPVKESAEALSSSMSSIVKSFCDVVIVASRKDAEACLSHCKWNQEDAISYFFGEYTEANPEIAWSQAGESQPFQNETNADQSCSIHGDHAGHLPSEQRSKDFPPQDSSTSESQLGERRNNNNPEGAHSNRTPEKSVSGSGHGDIKEGGGGTSASKTVAENERQVSQVSGETKSESAFGQSDSRRISESGPAPPTSTRPGLSPSSSISSLPSPEKSTLNPNAKFKATMSVEDGSLKRHSRDSLVYLTTCMIGHLVEAHLKNGSIYSGIFHAADVKKDFGIVLKMASLVKDGTLPGHKSRSQFVRKPPYKTFIIPADELLQVVAKDLSVFSDGKLKAVQSEKSVELLTDSSISKSCRVDQGRELKPWVPDGEAPEGLDNVFDKPWKRGGWDQFKVNQERFGVKSTFNEEMYTTPLDRGLRTRELEEKAGEIAREIEGENTGDLHVAEERGLQVNDKFDTDEEAKYSAVRRVDGFDDSGFDEEDEKLLDTCNDQTFGGSSTSIVQKPTSSSGQKPTSSSGKGYGGESCSIADDHAGHLPSEQRSKDFPAQGSSISERQLGERRNNNNPEVARSNRSPEASVSGHGGSGDLLRKYCVWNIDIEEGANLGGGGTSSASMTVAEKERQVGQVSGERKSEISFGQSASRRGSESGPAPSASTRPGLSSPSSSISSLPSSEKSILNPNAKEFKPSQSPAPVRPQSPIAGGSFYYAAPTPPVQQMPVMPAGYGIQPQYPGQQQLLRYPGHEYPQTYYPPNAPPQYQQWQQLMMQGQELMMQGQQPRPPDMIYMPLPAPYQPGNPHNQG, from the exons ATGAGTGGGGAAGACGGAAGCTTGAAGAGGCATTCGCGTGATAGTTTAGTGTACCTCACAACATGTATGATTGGGCATCTCGTGCAAGCGCATCTAAAAAATGGATCGGTTTATAGTGGTATATTTCATGCTGCTGATGTGGACAAGGATTTTG GAATTGTTCTAAAGATGGCATCCTTGGTTAAAGACGGTACTTTCAGAAAGCCACCGTACAAGACATTCATTATTCCTGCGGATGAGCTTGTGCAAGTTGTTGCTAAG GATCTCTCCGTAGTGAGTGACGGCAAGTTAAATGCCGTTCAGAGTGAGAAGTCGGTGGAGCTTTTGACGGATTCTTCTATATCGAAGTCTTGTCGTGTTGTTCAGAGAAGCGAGCGAAAACCCAGGGTACTTGACGGTGAAGCTCCTGAGGGTCTGGATAATGTGTTTGATGAGTCTTGCAAAAG TGAAGAACAAGTGCTCAAAGCTACACCTCTAATGGTGTCATCTCAACTAAAG GTTCAAGAAAGTACAAGTCTTGTTCAAACTGTGGAAGAAAAAAATTCGCCCGGCAAGGAATCTGCTGAGGCGCCACCGTCAAGTATGAGTTCAAGTCAGCTGACGTATAGGCCTGAAGAGTGGAAAGAGGAAGGTATCAAATCATTCTTCAAAGTGGCGACTGGAGCGTCTCGAGAAGCCGCTATTGCTTGCCTCAGTAATTGCAAGTGGAATCAAGACGACGCCATCAGTTATTTCTTTGGAGATTACACAGAAGCT ATTCAAGATAGTACAAGTCCCGTTAAGGAATCTGCTGAGGCGCTGTCGTCAAGTATGAGTTCAATTGTCAAATCATTCTGCGATGTGGTTATTGTAGCGTCTCGAAAAGACGCAGAAGCTTGCCTCAGTCACTGCAAGTGGAATCAAGAAGACGCCATCAGTTATTTCTTTGGAGAATACACAGAAGCTAATCCTGAAATTGCGTGGTCTCAGGCA GGTGAGAGTCAGCCCTTTCAGAATGAAACAAATGCAGATCAGAGCTGCTCTATACATGGTGATCACGCTGGTCACCTTCCCTCTGAACAGCGGTCCAAAGATTTTCCTCCCCAAGACAGCAGTACCAG TGAGAGCCAGTTGGGTGAGCGAAGAAACAACAATAATCCAGAGGGTGCCCACAGTAACAGA ACACCTGAGAAATCAGTTTCTGGTTCTGGTCATGGAG ACATCAAAGAAGGTGGCGGTGGAACCTCGGCGTCGAAGACTGTTGCTGAGAATGAAAGGCAAGTCAGTCAAGTTTCTGGTGAAACAAAATCTGAAAGCGCTTTTGGGCAGTCGGATTCTAGAAGAATTTCAGAGAGCGGCCCAGCTCCACCGACGTCAACTCGTCCTGGACTATCACCAAGCTCGTCAATTAGTTCGTTGCCCTCACCAGAAAAGTCCACTCTTAACCCGAATGCAAAG TTTAAGGCTACAATGAGTGTGGAAGATGGAAGCTTGAAGAGGCATTCACGGGATAGTTTAGTGTACCTCACGACATGTATGATTGGGCATCTCGTGGAAGCGCATCTTAAAAATGGATCGATTTATAGTGGTATATTTCATGCTGCTGATGTGAAGAAGGATTTTG GAATTGTTCTAAAGATGGCATCCCTGGTTAAAGACGGTACTTTACCAGGGCATAAATCTCGTTCCCAGTTTGTCAGAAAGCCACCTTACAAGACATTCATTATTCCTGCGGATGAGCTTCTGCAAGTTGTAGCTAAG GATCTCTCCGTATTCAGTGACGGCAAGTTAAAAGCCGTTCAGAGTGAGAAGTCGGTGGAGCTTTTGACGGATTCTTCTATATCAAAGTCCTGTCGTGTTGATCAGGGAAGAGAGCTAAAACCCTGGGTACCTGATGGTGAAGCTCCTGAGGGTCTGGATAATGTGTTTGATAAGCCTTGGAAACg TGGGGGATGGGATCAGTTTAAGGTGAATCAGGAACGGTTTGGAGTAAAGAGCACCTTCAATGAGGAAATGTATACCACACCACTTGACAGAGGTCTTCGGACTAGAGAGCTGGAAGAGAAAGCCGGAGAGATAGCGAGAGAGATTGAGGGTGAAAATACCGGAGATCTTCATGTAGCAGAG GAAAGAGGCCTTCAAGTTAATGATAAATTTGACACTGACGAGGAAGCTAAATACTCAGCTGTCCGTCGAGTTGATGGATTTGATGATAGTGGGTTTGATGAGGAAGACGAGAAATTGCTGGACACTTGCAACGATCAGACTTTCGGTGGTTCATCTACTTCTATTGTCCAGAAGCCAACTTCTTCTAGTGGCCAGAAGCCAACTTCTTCTAGTGGCAAGGGTTATGGG GGTGAGAGCTGCTCGATAGCTGATGATCACGCTGGTCACCTTCCCTCTGAACAGCGGTCCAAGGATTTTCCAGCCCAAGGCAGCAGTATCAG TGAGAGGCAGTTGGGTGAGCGAAGAAACAACAATAATCCAGAGGTTGCCCGCAGTAACAGA TCACCTGAGGCATCAGTTTCTGGTCATGGAG GCAGTGGTGACctgttaagaaaatattgtgTTTGGAATATAGATATCGAAGAAGGTGCAAATCTTGGTGGTGGTGGAACCTCCTCGGCTTCGATGACTGTTGCTGAGAAAGAAAGGCAAGTCGGTCAAGTTTCTGGTGAAAGAAAATCTGAAATCTCTTTTGGTCAGTCGGCTTCTAGAAGAGGTTCAGAGAGCGGCCCAGCTCCGTCGGCGTCAACTCGTCCTGGACTATCATCACCAAGCTCGTCAATTAGTTCGTTGCCGTCATCAGAAAAGTCCATTCTTAACCCGAATGCAAAG GAATTCAAACCATCGCAATCACCAGCTCCTGTACGGCCTCAATCTCCAATTGCAGGTGGCTCATTCTACTACGCTGCTCCAACTCCACCGGTTCAGCAGATGCCTGTAATGCCTGCTGGTTACGGA ATTCAACCGCAATATCCTGGACAGCAGCAGCTTCTTCGTTATCCTGGCCACGAGTATCCTCAAACTTATTATCCTCCAAATGCACCGCCCCAG TATCAGCAGTGGCAACAGCTGATGATGCAAGGTCAGGAGCTGATGATGCAAGGTCAGCAGCCTAGGCCGCCGGATATGATTTACATGCCGCTGCCTGCTCCTTACCAGCCG GGAAATCCACATAATCAAGGATGA
- the LOC106390447 gene encoding polyadenylate-binding protein-interacting protein 4 isoform X3, which produces MSGEDGSLKRHSRDSLVYLTTCMIGHLVQAHLKNGSVYSGIFHAADVDKDFGIVLKMASLVKDGTFRKPPYKTFIIPADELVQVVAKDLSVVSDGKLNAVQSEKSVELLTDSSISKSCRVVQRSERKPRVLDGEAPEGLDNVFDESCKSEEQVLKATPLMVSSQLKVQESTSLVQTVEEKNSPGKESAEAPPSSMSSSQLTYRPEEWKEEGIKSFFKVATGASREAAIACLSNCKWNQDDAISYFFGDYTEAIQDSTSPVKESAEALSSSMSSIVKSFCDVVIVASRKDAEACLSHCKWNQEDAISYFFGEYTEANPEIAWSQAGESQPFQNETNADQSCSIHGDHAGHLPSEQRSKDFPPQDSSTSESQLGERRNNNNPEGAHSNRTPEKSVSGSGHGDIKEGGGGTSASKTVAENERQVSQVSGETKSESAFGQSDSRRISESGPAPPTSTRPGLSPSSSISSLPSPEKSTLNPNAKFEQFKATMSVEDGSLKRHSRDSLVYLTTCMIGHLVEAHLKNGSIYSGIFHAADVKKDFGIVLKMASLVKDGTLPGHKSRSQFVRKPPYKTFIIPADELLQVVAKDLSVFSDGKLKAVQSEKSVELLTDSSISKSCRVDQGRELKPWVPDGEAPEGLDNVFDKPWKRGGWDQFKVNQERFGVKSTFNEEMYTTPLDRGLRTRELEEKAGEIAREIEGENTGDLHVAEERGLQVNDKFDTDEEAKYSAVRRVDGFDDSGFDEEDEKLLDTCNDQTFGGSSTSIVQKPTSSSGQKPTSSSGKGYGGESCSIADDHAGHLPSEQRSKDFPAQGSSISERQLGERRNNNNPEVARSNRSPEASVSGHGDIEEGANLGGGGTSSASMTVAEKERQVGQVSGERKSEISFGQSASRRGSESGPAPSASTRPGLSSPSSSISSLPSSEKSILNPNAKEFKPSQSPAPVRPQSPIAGGSFYYAAPTPPVQQMPVMPAGYGIQPQYPGQQQLLRYPGHEYPQTYYPPNAPPQYQQWQQLMMQGQELMMQGQQPRPPDMIYMPLPAPYQPGNPHNQG; this is translated from the exons ATGAGTGGGGAAGACGGAAGCTTGAAGAGGCATTCGCGTGATAGTTTAGTGTACCTCACAACATGTATGATTGGGCATCTCGTGCAAGCGCATCTAAAAAATGGATCGGTTTATAGTGGTATATTTCATGCTGCTGATGTGGACAAGGATTTTG GAATTGTTCTAAAGATGGCATCCTTGGTTAAAGACGGTACTTTCAGAAAGCCACCGTACAAGACATTCATTATTCCTGCGGATGAGCTTGTGCAAGTTGTTGCTAAG GATCTCTCCGTAGTGAGTGACGGCAAGTTAAATGCCGTTCAGAGTGAGAAGTCGGTGGAGCTTTTGACGGATTCTTCTATATCGAAGTCTTGTCGTGTTGTTCAGAGAAGCGAGCGAAAACCCAGGGTACTTGACGGTGAAGCTCCTGAGGGTCTGGATAATGTGTTTGATGAGTCTTGCAAAAG TGAAGAACAAGTGCTCAAAGCTACACCTCTAATGGTGTCATCTCAACTAAAG GTTCAAGAAAGTACAAGTCTTGTTCAAACTGTGGAAGAAAAAAATTCGCCCGGCAAGGAATCTGCTGAGGCGCCACCGTCAAGTATGAGTTCAAGTCAGCTGACGTATAGGCCTGAAGAGTGGAAAGAGGAAGGTATCAAATCATTCTTCAAAGTGGCGACTGGAGCGTCTCGAGAAGCCGCTATTGCTTGCCTCAGTAATTGCAAGTGGAATCAAGACGACGCCATCAGTTATTTCTTTGGAGATTACACAGAAGCT ATTCAAGATAGTACAAGTCCCGTTAAGGAATCTGCTGAGGCGCTGTCGTCAAGTATGAGTTCAATTGTCAAATCATTCTGCGATGTGGTTATTGTAGCGTCTCGAAAAGACGCAGAAGCTTGCCTCAGTCACTGCAAGTGGAATCAAGAAGACGCCATCAGTTATTTCTTTGGAGAATACACAGAAGCTAATCCTGAAATTGCGTGGTCTCAGGCA GGTGAGAGTCAGCCCTTTCAGAATGAAACAAATGCAGATCAGAGCTGCTCTATACATGGTGATCACGCTGGTCACCTTCCCTCTGAACAGCGGTCCAAAGATTTTCCTCCCCAAGACAGCAGTACCAG TGAGAGCCAGTTGGGTGAGCGAAGAAACAACAATAATCCAGAGGGTGCCCACAGTAACAGA ACACCTGAGAAATCAGTTTCTGGTTCTGGTCATGGAG ACATCAAAGAAGGTGGCGGTGGAACCTCGGCGTCGAAGACTGTTGCTGAGAATGAAAGGCAAGTCAGTCAAGTTTCTGGTGAAACAAAATCTGAAAGCGCTTTTGGGCAGTCGGATTCTAGAAGAATTTCAGAGAGCGGCCCAGCTCCACCGACGTCAACTCGTCCTGGACTATCACCAAGCTCGTCAATTAGTTCGTTGCCCTCACCAGAAAAGTCCACTCTTAACCCGAATGCAAAG TTTGAACAGTTTAAGGCTACAATGAGTGTGGAAGATGGAAGCTTGAAGAGGCATTCACGGGATAGTTTAGTGTACCTCACGACATGTATGATTGGGCATCTCGTGGAAGCGCATCTTAAAAATGGATCGATTTATAGTGGTATATTTCATGCTGCTGATGTGAAGAAGGATTTTG GAATTGTTCTAAAGATGGCATCCCTGGTTAAAGACGGTACTTTACCAGGGCATAAATCTCGTTCCCAGTTTGTCAGAAAGCCACCTTACAAGACATTCATTATTCCTGCGGATGAGCTTCTGCAAGTTGTAGCTAAG GATCTCTCCGTATTCAGTGACGGCAAGTTAAAAGCCGTTCAGAGTGAGAAGTCGGTGGAGCTTTTGACGGATTCTTCTATATCAAAGTCCTGTCGTGTTGATCAGGGAAGAGAGCTAAAACCCTGGGTACCTGATGGTGAAGCTCCTGAGGGTCTGGATAATGTGTTTGATAAGCCTTGGAAACg TGGGGGATGGGATCAGTTTAAGGTGAATCAGGAACGGTTTGGAGTAAAGAGCACCTTCAATGAGGAAATGTATACCACACCACTTGACAGAGGTCTTCGGACTAGAGAGCTGGAAGAGAAAGCCGGAGAGATAGCGAGAGAGATTGAGGGTGAAAATACCGGAGATCTTCATGTAGCAGAG GAAAGAGGCCTTCAAGTTAATGATAAATTTGACACTGACGAGGAAGCTAAATACTCAGCTGTCCGTCGAGTTGATGGATTTGATGATAGTGGGTTTGATGAGGAAGACGAGAAATTGCTGGACACTTGCAACGATCAGACTTTCGGTGGTTCATCTACTTCTATTGTCCAGAAGCCAACTTCTTCTAGTGGCCAGAAGCCAACTTCTTCTAGTGGCAAGGGTTATGGG GGTGAGAGCTGCTCGATAGCTGATGATCACGCTGGTCACCTTCCCTCTGAACAGCGGTCCAAGGATTTTCCAGCCCAAGGCAGCAGTATCAG TGAGAGGCAGTTGGGTGAGCGAAGAAACAACAATAATCCAGAGGTTGCCCGCAGTAACAGA TCACCTGAGGCATCAGTTTCTGGTCATGGAG ATATCGAAGAAGGTGCAAATCTTGGTGGTGGTGGAACCTCCTCGGCTTCGATGACTGTTGCTGAGAAAGAAAGGCAAGTCGGTCAAGTTTCTGGTGAAAGAAAATCTGAAATCTCTTTTGGTCAGTCGGCTTCTAGAAGAGGTTCAGAGAGCGGCCCAGCTCCGTCGGCGTCAACTCGTCCTGGACTATCATCACCAAGCTCGTCAATTAGTTCGTTGCCGTCATCAGAAAAGTCCATTCTTAACCCGAATGCAAAG GAATTCAAACCATCGCAATCACCAGCTCCTGTACGGCCTCAATCTCCAATTGCAGGTGGCTCATTCTACTACGCTGCTCCAACTCCACCGGTTCAGCAGATGCCTGTAATGCCTGCTGGTTACGGA ATTCAACCGCAATATCCTGGACAGCAGCAGCTTCTTCGTTATCCTGGCCACGAGTATCCTCAAACTTATTATCCTCCAAATGCACCGCCCCAG TATCAGCAGTGGCAACAGCTGATGATGCAAGGTCAGGAGCTGATGATGCAAGGTCAGCAGCCTAGGCCGCCGGATATGATTTACATGCCGCTGCCTGCTCCTTACCAGCCG GGAAATCCACATAATCAAGGATGA